The following coding sequences lie in one Bacillota bacterium genomic window:
- the spo0A gene encoding sporulation transcription factor Spo0A gives MMAKTIKVLIADDNREFCEILREYLNSQDDFDLVGVANNGAEALEVIRQKEPDIVVLDIIMPHLDGIGVLEKLGGANFPHRPKVIMLTAFGQEAMTQRAVELGADYFILKPFDIDVLGTRIRQLANGHAAPAHTPVKTRNLDVEVTNIIHQMGVPAHIKGYQYLRDAILLVIGDVNLLGAVTKELYPMIAQKYNTTPSRVERAIRHAIELAWDRGNVEMMNKFFGYTINVERGKPTNSEFIAMVADKLRIGTKN, from the coding sequence ATAATGGCCAAGACAATAAAAGTATTAATTGCCGACGATAATCGGGAATTCTGTGAGATTCTTCGAGAATATTTAAACAGTCAAGATGATTTCGATTTGGTTGGGGTTGCCAATAACGGAGCGGAAGCCCTTGAGGTCATCAGACAAAAGGAACCTGATATCGTAGTTTTAGATATAATTATGCCGCACCTTGACGGTATCGGTGTGCTGGAGAAACTCGGTGGAGCCAACTTTCCCCATCGGCCCAAGGTGATCATGTTAACGGCTTTTGGTCAGGAAGCAATGACCCAGCGGGCAGTTGAATTGGGTGCTGATTATTTTATTTTAAAACCTTTTGATATTGATGTTTTGGGAACACGGATTAGACAATTGGCCAACGGGCACGCTGCTCCTGCTCATACCCCGGTCAAGACCCGCAACTTGGATGTAGAGGTAACCAATATTATCCACCAAATGGGCGTACCGGCACATATTAAGGGGTATCAGTATCTGCGCGATGCGATCCTGCTGGTTATTGGTGATGTTAATCTGCTGGGAGCGGTCACTAAAGAACTCTATCCTATGATCGCACAAAAGTACAATACTACGCCGAGTCGAGTGGAACGGGCGATTCGCCACGCGATTGAACTGGCCTGGGATCGGGGTAATGTCGAGATGATGAATAAATTCTTTGGCTATACCATCAACGTGGAGCGGGGTAAACCAACCAATTCTGAATTTATTGCCATGGTGGCGGACAAATTAAGAATTGGTACCAAGAATTAA
- a CDS encoding M20/M25/M40 family metallo-hydrolase, whose product MINEERILQEFLSLVAIPSESGQERQLADLLKQKLTELGFAVEEDGAGQPWGWNTGNLIGRLPGTVNVPALLLSAHMDTVVPGVGVKPVVRDGLITSSGDTILGGDDKAGIVAILETLRVITEQQIPHGPLEVVFTIGEEQGLRGAKGLNSRQLQAKFGYVLDSSGAPGTIVVQGPAQYQIEAVVQGRAAHAGMNPEDGINAIQVAAQAIARMKLGRIDEETTANIGLIEGGQARNIVPEKCYVKGEARSLNRAKLEAQTQAMCAAFRVAAEEVGAQIDLEVELLYDELALGEHDEVVKIAVTAAQRLGWEPKLVKTGGGSDANIFHARGIPTANLGIGMTQVHTTQERIAVADLVDNARYLVEIIRLVGEREK is encoded by the coding sequence GTGATTAACGAAGAGCGGATACTCCAGGAATTCCTATCTCTGGTCGCGATCCCTTCGGAGTCGGGACAGGAGCGCCAACTGGCAGATTTGTTGAAGCAGAAACTGACCGAACTGGGTTTTGCTGTGGAAGAGGACGGCGCCGGTCAGCCGTGGGGATGGAACACAGGTAATCTGATTGGTCGACTGCCGGGGACGGTTAATGTGCCGGCCCTCTTGCTTTCGGCGCATATGGATACCGTGGTGCCCGGCGTTGGGGTAAAACCTGTGGTCCGAGATGGGTTGATCACCTCAAGTGGCGACACTATTCTAGGAGGAGACGATAAGGCCGGCATCGTCGCTATTCTGGAAACCCTGCGGGTGATCACCGAGCAGCAAATCCCCCACGGGCCCCTTGAGGTGGTGTTTACCATTGGTGAAGAACAGGGGTTGCGCGGCGCTAAAGGGTTAAACTCCCGTCAACTGCAGGCAAAATTCGGCTATGTCCTGGACAGTTCAGGTGCACCAGGGACGATCGTCGTCCAGGGGCCGGCCCAGTACCAGATTGAAGCCGTTGTACAGGGAAGGGCGGCCCACGCGGGGATGAATCCCGAAGATGGAATCAACGCCATCCAGGTGGCTGCCCAAGCTATCGCCAGGATGAAACTGGGGCGGATTGACGAAGAGACCACGGCCAACATCGGTTTGATTGAAGGCGGGCAAGCCAGGAATATTGTCCCTGAAAAGTGCTATGTGAAGGGAGAAGCCCGCAGCCTTAATCGGGCCAAATTGGAGGCCCAGACCCAGGCGATGTGCGCTGCTTTTCGTGTGGCGGCGGAAGAAGTGGGGGCGCAAATTGACCTGGAGGTCGAATTGCTATACGATGAACTGGCTCTGGGTGAACATGACGAGGTGGTCAAAATCGCCGTGACCGCTGCCCAGCGACTGGGGTGGGAGCCGAAACTGGTAAAAACGGGCGGTGGAAGTGATGCCAATATTTTTCATGCCCGGGGCATCCCGACAGCCAATCTGGGTATCGGTATGACGCAGGTGCATACCACTCAGGAACGAATTGCGGTGGCCGATTTAGTTGACAATGCCCGTTATCTGGTGGAAATTATTCGCCTGGTAGGAGAAAGGGAGAAATAA